A stretch of the Plodia interpunctella isolate USDA-ARS_2022_Savannah chromosome Z, ilPloInte3.2, whole genome shotgun sequence genome encodes the following:
- the Hk gene encoding voltage-gated potassium channel subunit beta-2 isoform X4, with translation MRRHEMQGKGTEAGGRDSSQLSRSESTVSRCTPHTPLGPPDSASVDSNPMPSIYRCRAPIASLDCMDDFSANSQQMLDQAGEVTVSRHTSTYLGNHTTMAPSSVTPGLRYKNLGKSGLRVPNIGLGIWTMLNEDCAEDIIMTALENGINLFDLSEAHCAKGEAELGRILKKRNVRRTSIIITTKIYWSTKFTNHRSDERGLSRKHIVESVKASLARLQMEYIDVVLLHKVDPVCPMEELVRAMNFVINQGWVMYWGTARWTPSEIMDAYTNCRQFNCITPIIEQTEYHMFCREKPELYMPELYHKIGVGINCLPGMMAWSAITTGKGVGREEITGLFAKSRFNRKYSTFSWCEEDLAVTEMQSSGSKEQVAGEELRTYGDKLRDLANLANSLNCSLSQLAVAWCLKNESVNCLLLGASSVEQFKENIHALQIVPQLTPVVMTDIERLLANKPLRPPMVSTLAMRNQQNNNTVRLDMTGATISGTGSPKPEDNAVEGEPSSPGKEPGRSFCEIQ, from the exons ATGAGGCGGCACGAGATGCAGGGCAAGGGGACGGAGGCCGGCGGCAGGGACTCCTCGCAGCTGTCCCGCAGCGAGTCCACCGTCAGCCGCTGCACGCCACACACTCCCCTCGGGCCTCCAGATAGCGCCAGTGTCGACTCCAACCCAATGCCTTCTATTTATCG aTGTCGCGCCCCGATCGCCTCGCTGGACTGTATGGACGATTTTAGTGCAAACTCTCAGCAGATGCTAGACCAAG cCGGCGAAGTAACTGTATCAAGGCACACGTCGACTTACTTGGGAAATCACACTACCATGGCGCCGTCGTCGGTGACTCCGGGCCTGCGCTACAAGAATCTGGGTAAATCCGGCCTGAGGGTGCCCAACATCGGCCTGGGCATATGGACCATGCTCAATGAAGATTGTGCTGAAGACATTATCATGACCGCGTTGGAAAACGGAATTAATCTCTTCGATTTGTCCGAAGCACATTGCG CAAAAGGTGAAGCTGAACTTGgacgtattttaaaaaagaggAATGTCAGGAGAACAAGCATAATAATTACGACAAAAATATACTGGAGCACTAA GTTTACTAATCACAGGTCAGATGAAAGAGGTTTATCTCGTAAACATATAGTTGAGAGTGTAAAAGCGTCTTTAGCCAGACTTCAGATGGAGTATATCGACGTGGTTTTGTTACACAAAGTGGACCCAGTATGCCCTATGGAAG AATTGGTTCGAGCAATGAACTTTGTGATAAATCAAGGATGGGTCATGTACTGGGGGACTGCACGGTGGACACCTTCGGAG ATAATGGATGCGTACACAAACTGTCGTCAGTTCAATTGCATCACCCCGATCATAGAGCAAACAGAGTATCATATGTTTTGCCGCGAAAAACCTGAGTTGTACATGCCAGAACTATATCACAAGATCGGCGTTG gtataaattGTTTACCAGGGATGATGGCATGGTCTGCCATTACGACGGGCAAGGGCGTAGGCCGTGAAGAGATTACTGGCCTTTTCGCCAAATCGCGCTTCAATAGGAAATATAGCACTTTCAGTTGGTGCGAGGAGGATCTTGCTGTAACTGAA ATGCAGAGCTCGGGCAGCAAGGAGCAGGTGGCTGGGGAGGAGCTGCGCACGTATGGCGACAAGCTGCGCGACTTGGCAAACCTTGCCAACTCTCTCA ATTGTTCCTTGAGTCAGCTAGCCGTTGCTTGGTGTTTGAAAAATGAGTCGGTGAACTGCCTATTGTTGGGGGCGAGCAGCGTGGAAcagtttaaagaaaatattcacGCACTGCAG atagtGCCGCAGTTGACGCCGGTAGTGATGACAGATATCGAGCGCCTGCTGGCCAACAAGCCGCTGCGTCCGCCGATGGTCTCCACATTGGCCATGAGAAACCAGCAGAACAACAACACCGTGCGACTTGACATGAC
- the Hk gene encoding voltage-gated potassium channel subunit beta-2 isoform X2, with the protein MNTSWSHHGLCDLQRQAARWRHSRPSIPDTARPYKSALKKACSAQLTKPQSVQSIISDNDGIFINLSRKGPCRDESLDSDACCANPAYATPTTRDWRASANDVSPETRNLVRAPSCPGCRAPIASLDCMDDFSANSQQMLDQAGEVTVSRHTSTYLGNHTTMAPSSVTPGLRYKNLGKSGLRVPNIGLGIWTMLNEDCAEDIIMTALENGINLFDLSEAHCAKGEAELGRILKKRNVRRTSIIITTKIYWSTKSDERGLSRKHIVESVKASLARLQMEYIDVVLLHKVDPVCPMEELVRAMNFVINQGWVMYWGTARWTPSEIMDAYTNCRQFNCITPIIEQTEYHMFCREKPELYMPELYHKIGVGINCLPGMMAWSAITTGKGVGREEITGLFAKSRFNRKYSTFSWCEEDLAVTEMQSSGSKEQVAGEELRTYGDKLRDLANLANSLNCSLSQLAVAWCLKNESVNCLLLGASSVEQFKENIHALQIVPQLTPVVMTDIERLLANKPLRPPMVSTLAMRNQQNNNTVRLDMTGATISGTGSPKPEDNAVEGEPSSPGKEPGRSFCEIQ; encoded by the exons ATGAACACATCGTGGTCACACCACGGTCTGTGTGACCTGCAGAGGCAGGCAGCAAGATGGCGTCACAGCCGCCCTTCTATTCCAGATACTGCCAGGCCTTAtaag AGCGCATTAAAGAAAGCGTGCAGTGCTCAACTGACCAAACCGCAGTCTGTGCAGAGCATCATCAGCGACAACGACGGCATCTTCATCAACCTCTCAAGGAAGGGGCCTTGTAGAG ACGAATCGCTGGACAGTGATGCGTGCTGTGCCAATCCTGCCTACGCCACCCCTACCACCAGAGACTGGAGGGCTTCGGCCAATGATGTCAGCCCTGAAACGCGGAACTTGGTTCGGGCACCGTCATGCCCAGG aTGTCGCGCCCCGATCGCCTCGCTGGACTGTATGGACGATTTTAGTGCAAACTCTCAGCAGATGCTAGACCAAG cCGGCGAAGTAACTGTATCAAGGCACACGTCGACTTACTTGGGAAATCACACTACCATGGCGCCGTCGTCGGTGACTCCGGGCCTGCGCTACAAGAATCTGGGTAAATCCGGCCTGAGGGTGCCCAACATCGGCCTGGGCATATGGACCATGCTCAATGAAGATTGTGCTGAAGACATTATCATGACCGCGTTGGAAAACGGAATTAATCTCTTCGATTTGTCCGAAGCACATTGCG CAAAAGGTGAAGCTGAACTTGgacgtattttaaaaaagaggAATGTCAGGAGAACAAGCATAATAATTACGACAAAAATATACTGGAGCACTAA GTCAGATGAAAGAGGTTTATCTCGTAAACATATAGTTGAGAGTGTAAAAGCGTCTTTAGCCAGACTTCAGATGGAGTATATCGACGTGGTTTTGTTACACAAAGTGGACCCAGTATGCCCTATGGAAG AATTGGTTCGAGCAATGAACTTTGTGATAAATCAAGGATGGGTCATGTACTGGGGGACTGCACGGTGGACACCTTCGGAG ATAATGGATGCGTACACAAACTGTCGTCAGTTCAATTGCATCACCCCGATCATAGAGCAAACAGAGTATCATATGTTTTGCCGCGAAAAACCTGAGTTGTACATGCCAGAACTATATCACAAGATCGGCGTTG gtataaattGTTTACCAGGGATGATGGCATGGTCTGCCATTACGACGGGCAAGGGCGTAGGCCGTGAAGAGATTACTGGCCTTTTCGCCAAATCGCGCTTCAATAGGAAATATAGCACTTTCAGTTGGTGCGAGGAGGATCTTGCTGTAACTGAA ATGCAGAGCTCGGGCAGCAAGGAGCAGGTGGCTGGGGAGGAGCTGCGCACGTATGGCGACAAGCTGCGCGACTTGGCAAACCTTGCCAACTCTCTCA ATTGTTCCTTGAGTCAGCTAGCCGTTGCTTGGTGTTTGAAAAATGAGTCGGTGAACTGCCTATTGTTGGGGGCGAGCAGCGTGGAAcagtttaaagaaaatattcacGCACTGCAG atagtGCCGCAGTTGACGCCGGTAGTGATGACAGATATCGAGCGCCTGCTGGCCAACAAGCCGCTGCGTCCGCCGATGGTCTCCACATTGGCCATGAGAAACCAGCAGAACAACAACACCGTGCGACTTGACATGAC
- the Hk gene encoding voltage-gated potassium channel subunit beta-2 isoform X3 encodes MNTSWSHHGLCDLQRQAARWRHSRPSIPDTARPYKSALKKACSAQLTKPQSVQSIISDNDGIFINLSRKGPCRDESLDSDACCANPAYATPTTRDWRASANDVSPETRNLVRAPSCPGCRAPIASLDCMDDFSANSQQMLDQAGEVTVSRHTSTYLGNHTTMAPSSVTPGLRYKNLGKSGLRVPNIGLGIWTMLNEDCAEDIIMTALENGINLFDLSEAHCAKGEAELGRILKKRNVRRTSIIITTKIYWSTKSDERGLSRKHIVESVKASLARLQMEYIDVVLLHKVDPVCPMEELVRAMNFVINQGWVMYWGTARWTPSEIMDAYTNCRQFNCITPIIEQTEYHMFCREKPELYMPELYHKIGVGMMAWSAITTGKGVGREEITGLFAKSRFNRKYSTFSWCEEDLAVTEMQSSGSKEQVAGEELRTYGDKLRDLANLANSLNCSLSQLAVAWCLKNESVNCLLLGASSVEQFKENIHALQIVPQLTPVVMTDIERLLANKPLRPPMVSTLAMRNQQNNNTVRLDMTGATISGTGSPKPEDNAVEGEPSSPGKEPGRSFCEIQ; translated from the exons ATGAACACATCGTGGTCACACCACGGTCTGTGTGACCTGCAGAGGCAGGCAGCAAGATGGCGTCACAGCCGCCCTTCTATTCCAGATACTGCCAGGCCTTAtaag AGCGCATTAAAGAAAGCGTGCAGTGCTCAACTGACCAAACCGCAGTCTGTGCAGAGCATCATCAGCGACAACGACGGCATCTTCATCAACCTCTCAAGGAAGGGGCCTTGTAGAG ACGAATCGCTGGACAGTGATGCGTGCTGTGCCAATCCTGCCTACGCCACCCCTACCACCAGAGACTGGAGGGCTTCGGCCAATGATGTCAGCCCTGAAACGCGGAACTTGGTTCGGGCACCGTCATGCCCAGG aTGTCGCGCCCCGATCGCCTCGCTGGACTGTATGGACGATTTTAGTGCAAACTCTCAGCAGATGCTAGACCAAG cCGGCGAAGTAACTGTATCAAGGCACACGTCGACTTACTTGGGAAATCACACTACCATGGCGCCGTCGTCGGTGACTCCGGGCCTGCGCTACAAGAATCTGGGTAAATCCGGCCTGAGGGTGCCCAACATCGGCCTGGGCATATGGACCATGCTCAATGAAGATTGTGCTGAAGACATTATCATGACCGCGTTGGAAAACGGAATTAATCTCTTCGATTTGTCCGAAGCACATTGCG CAAAAGGTGAAGCTGAACTTGgacgtattttaaaaaagaggAATGTCAGGAGAACAAGCATAATAATTACGACAAAAATATACTGGAGCACTAA GTCAGATGAAAGAGGTTTATCTCGTAAACATATAGTTGAGAGTGTAAAAGCGTCTTTAGCCAGACTTCAGATGGAGTATATCGACGTGGTTTTGTTACACAAAGTGGACCCAGTATGCCCTATGGAAG AATTGGTTCGAGCAATGAACTTTGTGATAAATCAAGGATGGGTCATGTACTGGGGGACTGCACGGTGGACACCTTCGGAG ATAATGGATGCGTACACAAACTGTCGTCAGTTCAATTGCATCACCCCGATCATAGAGCAAACAGAGTATCATATGTTTTGCCGCGAAAAACCTGAGTTGTACATGCCAGAACTATATCACAAGATCGGCGTTG GGATGATGGCATGGTCTGCCATTACGACGGGCAAGGGCGTAGGCCGTGAAGAGATTACTGGCCTTTTCGCCAAATCGCGCTTCAATAGGAAATATAGCACTTTCAGTTGGTGCGAGGAGGATCTTGCTGTAACTGAA ATGCAGAGCTCGGGCAGCAAGGAGCAGGTGGCTGGGGAGGAGCTGCGCACGTATGGCGACAAGCTGCGCGACTTGGCAAACCTTGCCAACTCTCTCA ATTGTTCCTTGAGTCAGCTAGCCGTTGCTTGGTGTTTGAAAAATGAGTCGGTGAACTGCCTATTGTTGGGGGCGAGCAGCGTGGAAcagtttaaagaaaatattcacGCACTGCAG atagtGCCGCAGTTGACGCCGGTAGTGATGACAGATATCGAGCGCCTGCTGGCCAACAAGCCGCTGCGTCCGCCGATGGTCTCCACATTGGCCATGAGAAACCAGCAGAACAACAACACCGTGCGACTTGACATGAC
- the LOC128683057 gene encoding uncharacterized protein LOC128683057 → MNSRSSVNETNLVNFCGTAADLTTLNQLDAKDGLLSFPFDHIYACHSESSDRRQTIQLDKEVEISTHCVVTEEKDLLTTSLEVSHLSEKLTASENQNKKLKDLLIYHLDLIQQQNDIITKREKSYQALKQENEILKNKFARRIALGARQGVHNPSSLLAPLAVVTPPVTSTVVKSEPSSSSQIVLNSFPDLLLPENNSATSFLFDDDVKKAFTQDFNLPRTTTESSITSYMPQGVSSILDNNLNNFTMIENKRSLVKKEMKTENRPEPLYTVTSNSGNTVIQRIQRNRRRTSAGIGCLSRMSKSPGTTKVETPESSKMFGDDKSFDRNFSVNKKSKMINTYGKPKTTINSKRTSQLTGSLSDRLQLIDTTPTGEDPYQLGEADMREQSPIPKLMLQKTNHGRMKLLSDPMAQTTSRRIYDTTETTTTKSINKMKIDRFSLLDSYMHKDIKKEPKTMIVEEPDLDLVKTEPEIDWRMYNPNKPGCETSLCDFSYGENPENLASQILPSLEGDGLPDFFGESTLNLDSLNEYSATDKSAADKSKKRGARTTSLVAPNLPDEESPEVKGRGGDSKRGRKRALSATGLAKGIKRENCQKPVAPKPKLVKGKAACRGKKSPLPGMVTNKPYHTLVGDPDLSWYLGLDPHIKSEDVDPPADAKASTVEVPRWREKPYTSSYAMEGTENLDDKVFEKRHQKLEAEERRQLRWHMRRIREQRHVERLRQRQRDSWCGNTSPTAPAVFTVWPQPQRDVRFIEITDTLPVMAFGEILPALPDADFVLPWVRTSKAQKRSKRSKTLH, encoded by the exons ATGAACAGTCGCAGTAGCGTAAATGAAACGAATTTGGTGAATTTCTGCGGAACCGCAGCGGATCTTACTACGTTAAATCAGTTGGACGCTAAAGACGGTTTACTCAGCTTTCCATTCGATCATATTTACGCCTGCCATTCGGAAAGTTCAGACAGAAGACAAACCATACAACTAGACAAGGAAGTCGAAATTTCAACACATTGTGTTGTGACAGAAGAGAAGGATTTGCTGACAACCAGCTTGGAAGTGAGCCACCTGTCAGAGAAGCTAACAGCATCTGAGAATCAGAACAAGAAATTAAAAGACCTTTTAATATATCATCTGGACTTGATACAACAACAAAACgatattattactaaaagGGAGAAGTCTTACCAAGCATTGAAACAGGAAAATGAAATA CTCAAGAATAAGTTCGCCCGAAGAATAGCGCTAGGTGCGAGGCAAGGTGTGCACAACCCGAGTTCGCTGTTGGCTCCACTGGCTGTGGTTACCCCGCCTGTTACATCTACTGTGGTCAAATCAGAACCTAGTTCTAGCTCACAG ATTGTGCTAAACAGCTTCCCTGACTTACTATTGCCAGAAAATAATAGCGcaacttcttttttatttgatgacGATGTCAAGAAAGCTTTCACCCAGGATTTCAATTTGCCTAGAACTACTACAGAATCAA GTATAACAAGTTATATGCCACAGGGAGTCTCTTCTATTTTGGATAATAATCTAAACAATTTCACAATGATCGAAAATAAACGTTCCCTTgtcaaaaaagaaatgaagaCTGAAAATCGTCCAGAACCGTTGTACACTGTGACATCCAACag TGGCAATACTGTTATCCAAAGAATACAGAGAAATAGAAGAAGAACATCAGCTGGAATAGGATGTTTAAGTAGAATGTCTAAAAGCCCAGGAACTACGAAGGTTGAGACTCCTGAAAGCA GTAAAATGTTCGGAGATGACAAAAGTTTCGATCGAAATTTCAGCGTGAATAAGAAGTCAAAAATGATTAACACCTATGGAAAaccaaaaacaacaataaactCGAAAAGAACAAGCCAATTGACGGGGTCACTGTCAGACAGACTGCAGCTGATCGACACGACGCCCACTGGCGAGGACCCGTACCAGCTGGGGGAGGCCGACATGCGCGAGCAGTCGCCCATCCCCAAGCTCATGCTGCAGAAGACCAATCACGGCCGCATGAAGCTCCTCTCCGACCCCATGGCGCAGACCACCTCGCGCCGCATCTACGACACCACCGAAACTACCACCACCAAAAGCattaacaaaatgaaaatagacaGGTTCAGCTTATTGGACTCTTACATGCACAAAGACATCAAAAAGGAACCCAAAACGATGATAGTCGAGGAGCCCGATTTGGACTTAGTCAAAACTGAGCCCGAAATAGACTGGCGCATGTATAATCCGAATAAACCGGGGTGCGAGACTAGTCTTTGTGACTTTTCTTACGGAGAGAACCCGGAAAACTTGGCCTCCCAGATCTTACCGTCACTGGAAGGGGATGGCTTGCCTGACTTTTTTGGGGAGTCCACACTGAATTTGGACAGCTTGAACGAGTATTCCGCTACGGACAAGAGTGCGGCAGACAAATCAAAAAAACGGGGGGCAAGAACTACAAGTTTAGTCGCCCCAAATTTACCTgat GAGGAATCGCCGGAGGTGAAAGGGCGAGGAGGTGATAGTAAGCGTGGCAGGAAGCGAGCGCTCTCCGCTACCGGACTAGCAAAAGGAATCAAACGCGAAAATTGCCAAAAACCCGTTGCACCAAAACCAAAGTTAGTTAAAGGAAAAG CTGCGTGCCGCGGCAAGAAGTCGCCGCTGCCGGGCATGGTGACTAATAAGCCGTATCACACGCTCGTGGGAGACCCAGACCTGTCCTGGTACTTGGGTCTTGACCCACATATCAAGTCAGAGGACGTAGACCCGCCTGCCGACGCCAAGGCTTCCACTGTTGAG GTGCCTCGATGGAGAGAGAAACCTTACACCAGTAGTTACGCGATGGAAGGCACAGAAAACTTGGATGACAAGGTTTTTGAGAAGCGACATCAAAAATTAGAAGCGGAAGAAAGGCGACAGCTGAG ATGGCACATGCGTCGGATTCGCGAGCAGCGTCACGTGGAGCGTCTGCGTCAGCGGCAGCGTGACTCGTGGTGCGGCAACACGTCTCCGACCGCGCCCGCCGTGTTCACAGTGTGGCCGCAGCCGCAACGCGACGTGCGCTTCATCGAAATCACCGACACGTTGCCCGTCATGGCCTTCGGAGAGATCCTCCCAGCGTTGCCAGACGC AGACTTCGTTTTGCCTTGGGTGAGGACTTCAAAAGCACAGAAGAGATCAAAAAGGTCAAAAACACTGCATTAA
- the Hk gene encoding voltage-gated potassium channel subunit beta-2 isoform X1, which translates to MNTSWSHHGLCDLQRQAARWRHSRPSIPDTARPYKSALKKACSAQLTKPQSVQSIISDNDGIFINLSRKGPCRDESLDSDACCANPAYATPTTRDWRASANDVSPETRNLVRAPSCPGCRAPIASLDCMDDFSANSQQMLDQAGEVTVSRHTSTYLGNHTTMAPSSVTPGLRYKNLGKSGLRVPNIGLGIWTMLNEDCAEDIIMTALENGINLFDLSEAHCAKGEAELGRILKKRNVRRTSIIITTKIYWSTKFTNHRSDERGLSRKHIVESVKASLARLQMEYIDVVLLHKVDPVCPMEELVRAMNFVINQGWVMYWGTARWTPSEIMDAYTNCRQFNCITPIIEQTEYHMFCREKPELYMPELYHKIGVGINCLPGMMAWSAITTGKGVGREEITGLFAKSRFNRKYSTFSWCEEDLAVTEMQSSGSKEQVAGEELRTYGDKLRDLANLANSLNCSLSQLAVAWCLKNESVNCLLLGASSVEQFKENIHALQIVPQLTPVVMTDIERLLANKPLRPPMVSTLAMRNQQNNNTVRLDMTGATISGTGSPKPEDNAVEGEPSSPGKEPGRSFCEIQ; encoded by the exons ATGAACACATCGTGGTCACACCACGGTCTGTGTGACCTGCAGAGGCAGGCAGCAAGATGGCGTCACAGCCGCCCTTCTATTCCAGATACTGCCAGGCCTTAtaag AGCGCATTAAAGAAAGCGTGCAGTGCTCAACTGACCAAACCGCAGTCTGTGCAGAGCATCATCAGCGACAACGACGGCATCTTCATCAACCTCTCAAGGAAGGGGCCTTGTAGAG ACGAATCGCTGGACAGTGATGCGTGCTGTGCCAATCCTGCCTACGCCACCCCTACCACCAGAGACTGGAGGGCTTCGGCCAATGATGTCAGCCCTGAAACGCGGAACTTGGTTCGGGCACCGTCATGCCCAGG aTGTCGCGCCCCGATCGCCTCGCTGGACTGTATGGACGATTTTAGTGCAAACTCTCAGCAGATGCTAGACCAAG cCGGCGAAGTAACTGTATCAAGGCACACGTCGACTTACTTGGGAAATCACACTACCATGGCGCCGTCGTCGGTGACTCCGGGCCTGCGCTACAAGAATCTGGGTAAATCCGGCCTGAGGGTGCCCAACATCGGCCTGGGCATATGGACCATGCTCAATGAAGATTGTGCTGAAGACATTATCATGACCGCGTTGGAAAACGGAATTAATCTCTTCGATTTGTCCGAAGCACATTGCG CAAAAGGTGAAGCTGAACTTGgacgtattttaaaaaagaggAATGTCAGGAGAACAAGCATAATAATTACGACAAAAATATACTGGAGCACTAA GTTTACTAATCACAGGTCAGATGAAAGAGGTTTATCTCGTAAACATATAGTTGAGAGTGTAAAAGCGTCTTTAGCCAGACTTCAGATGGAGTATATCGACGTGGTTTTGTTACACAAAGTGGACCCAGTATGCCCTATGGAAG AATTGGTTCGAGCAATGAACTTTGTGATAAATCAAGGATGGGTCATGTACTGGGGGACTGCACGGTGGACACCTTCGGAG ATAATGGATGCGTACACAAACTGTCGTCAGTTCAATTGCATCACCCCGATCATAGAGCAAACAGAGTATCATATGTTTTGCCGCGAAAAACCTGAGTTGTACATGCCAGAACTATATCACAAGATCGGCGTTG gtataaattGTTTACCAGGGATGATGGCATGGTCTGCCATTACGACGGGCAAGGGCGTAGGCCGTGAAGAGATTACTGGCCTTTTCGCCAAATCGCGCTTCAATAGGAAATATAGCACTTTCAGTTGGTGCGAGGAGGATCTTGCTGTAACTGAA ATGCAGAGCTCGGGCAGCAAGGAGCAGGTGGCTGGGGAGGAGCTGCGCACGTATGGCGACAAGCTGCGCGACTTGGCAAACCTTGCCAACTCTCTCA ATTGTTCCTTGAGTCAGCTAGCCGTTGCTTGGTGTTTGAAAAATGAGTCGGTGAACTGCCTATTGTTGGGGGCGAGCAGCGTGGAAcagtttaaagaaaatattcacGCACTGCAG atagtGCCGCAGTTGACGCCGGTAGTGATGACAGATATCGAGCGCCTGCTGGCCAACAAGCCGCTGCGTCCGCCGATGGTCTCCACATTGGCCATGAGAAACCAGCAGAACAACAACACCGTGCGACTTGACATGAC
- the Hk gene encoding voltage-gated potassium channel subunit beta-2 isoform X5, whose product MRRHEMQGKGTEAGGRDSSQLSRSESTVSRCTPHTPLGPPDSASVDSNPMPSIYRCRAPIASLDCMDDFSANSQQMLDQAGEVTVSRHTSTYLGNHTTMAPSSVTPGLRYKNLGKSGLRVPNIGLGIWTMLNEDCAEDIIMTALENGINLFDLSEAHCAKGEAELGRILKKRNVRRTSIIITTKIYWSTKSDERGLSRKHIVESVKASLARLQMEYIDVVLLHKVDPVCPMEELVRAMNFVINQGWVMYWGTARWTPSEIMDAYTNCRQFNCITPIIEQTEYHMFCREKPELYMPELYHKIGVGMMAWSAITTGKGVGREEITGLFAKSRFNRKYSTFSWCEEDLAVTEMQSSGSKEQVAGEELRTYGDKLRDLANLANSLNCSLSQLAVAWCLKNESVNCLLLGASSVEQFKENIHALQIVPQLTPVVMTDIERLLANKPLRPPMVSTLAMRNQQNNNTVRLDMTGATISGTGSPKPEDNAVEGEPSSPGKEPGRSFCEIQ is encoded by the exons ATGAGGCGGCACGAGATGCAGGGCAAGGGGACGGAGGCCGGCGGCAGGGACTCCTCGCAGCTGTCCCGCAGCGAGTCCACCGTCAGCCGCTGCACGCCACACACTCCCCTCGGGCCTCCAGATAGCGCCAGTGTCGACTCCAACCCAATGCCTTCTATTTATCG aTGTCGCGCCCCGATCGCCTCGCTGGACTGTATGGACGATTTTAGTGCAAACTCTCAGCAGATGCTAGACCAAG cCGGCGAAGTAACTGTATCAAGGCACACGTCGACTTACTTGGGAAATCACACTACCATGGCGCCGTCGTCGGTGACTCCGGGCCTGCGCTACAAGAATCTGGGTAAATCCGGCCTGAGGGTGCCCAACATCGGCCTGGGCATATGGACCATGCTCAATGAAGATTGTGCTGAAGACATTATCATGACCGCGTTGGAAAACGGAATTAATCTCTTCGATTTGTCCGAAGCACATTGCG CAAAAGGTGAAGCTGAACTTGgacgtattttaaaaaagaggAATGTCAGGAGAACAAGCATAATAATTACGACAAAAATATACTGGAGCACTAA GTCAGATGAAAGAGGTTTATCTCGTAAACATATAGTTGAGAGTGTAAAAGCGTCTTTAGCCAGACTTCAGATGGAGTATATCGACGTGGTTTTGTTACACAAAGTGGACCCAGTATGCCCTATGGAAG AATTGGTTCGAGCAATGAACTTTGTGATAAATCAAGGATGGGTCATGTACTGGGGGACTGCACGGTGGACACCTTCGGAG ATAATGGATGCGTACACAAACTGTCGTCAGTTCAATTGCATCACCCCGATCATAGAGCAAACAGAGTATCATATGTTTTGCCGCGAAAAACCTGAGTTGTACATGCCAGAACTATATCACAAGATCGGCGTTG GGATGATGGCATGGTCTGCCATTACGACGGGCAAGGGCGTAGGCCGTGAAGAGATTACTGGCCTTTTCGCCAAATCGCGCTTCAATAGGAAATATAGCACTTTCAGTTGGTGCGAGGAGGATCTTGCTGTAACTGAA ATGCAGAGCTCGGGCAGCAAGGAGCAGGTGGCTGGGGAGGAGCTGCGCACGTATGGCGACAAGCTGCGCGACTTGGCAAACCTTGCCAACTCTCTCA ATTGTTCCTTGAGTCAGCTAGCCGTTGCTTGGTGTTTGAAAAATGAGTCGGTGAACTGCCTATTGTTGGGGGCGAGCAGCGTGGAAcagtttaaagaaaatattcacGCACTGCAG atagtGCCGCAGTTGACGCCGGTAGTGATGACAGATATCGAGCGCCTGCTGGCCAACAAGCCGCTGCGTCCGCCGATGGTCTCCACATTGGCCATGAGAAACCAGCAGAACAACAACACCGTGCGACTTGACATGAC